A genomic window from Candidatus Zixiibacteriota bacterium includes:
- a CDS encoding peptide deformylase: MTPEVLSLAARDILLLGNPKLYLPSEPVTREEADSLRPVVQDLHDTLMDFRQRWGAGRAIAAPQIGVRKRLVYMCIDSPVVFVNPRLENLSEERFELWDDCMSFPDLLVKVERHRRCRIIFRDLEWKEHSLTVTDALSELLQHECDHLDGILAIDRAIDRRSLAYRSQRAFLADGGPTR, encoded by the coding sequence TTGACGCCGGAGGTGCTGTCGTTGGCAGCGCGGGACATTCTTCTGCTCGGCAACCCGAAGCTGTATTTGCCGTCCGAACCCGTCACCCGGGAGGAAGCCGATTCCCTTCGGCCTGTCGTGCAGGACTTGCACGACACACTGATGGACTTCCGACAGCGATGGGGTGCGGGACGCGCGATAGCCGCTCCCCAGATCGGCGTCAGGAAGAGACTGGTCTATATGTGCATCGATTCCCCGGTCGTGTTCGTCAACCCGCGCCTCGAGAATCTCAGCGAGGAGCGGTTCGAACTCTGGGATGACTGCATGTCGTTTCCTGATCTGTTAGTCAAGGTTGAACGGCACCGGCGTTGTCGGATCATCTTCCGTGACCTGGAATGGAAAGAGCACTCGCTCACGGTCACCGATGCCTTGTCCGAACTGCTCCAACATGAATGCGACCACTTGGATGGTATTCTTGCCATTGACCGTGCCATTGACCGGCGATCTCTCGCCTACCGAAGCCAGCGGGCGTTCTTGGCAGATGGTGGGCCAACGAGATGA
- a CDS encoding VCBS repeat-containing protein has translation MRKSKAVPLAAAVIVTVVACAISSAPAQAQDFCLETAVNYAAGDAPYSVFAVDLDGDGDADLAVANGNSNNVSVLKNNGDGTFVTTAVNFPAGDEPTSVIAADFDGDGAWDLAVANNNGDNISVLINCAPPPCQCPCHGDPQCDGVPNVQDVVKTVDVAFRGAAPIFDPLCPREQTDVNCDGVSTVQDVVKMVNVAFRGASKATEYCDPCAP, from the coding sequence ATGCGTAAGTCCAAGGCAGTACCGTTGGCAGCAGCGGTCATTGTGACTGTCGTCGCATGTGCGATCTCGTCGGCGCCCGCCCAGGCACAGGATTTCTGTCTTGAGACGGCGGTGAATTACGCGGCCGGGGATGCCCCCTACTCGGTCTTTGCCGTCGATCTGGACGGCGATGGCGATGCCGACCTGGCGGTGGCCAATGGCAACAGCAACAACGTCTCGGTGTTGAAAAACAACGGGGATGGGACGTTCGTGACGACGGCGGTGAACTTCCCGGCCGGGGATGAACCCACTTCGGTGATCGCCGCCGATTTCGACGGGGATGGCGCATGGGACTTGGCCGTGGCCAACAACAACGGCGACAACATCTCCGTGCTGATCAACTGCGCGCCGCCACCGTGCCAGTGTCCCTGCCACGGTGATCCGCAGTGCGATGGCGTGCCGAATGTGCAAGACGTCGTGAAGACGGTCGATGTCGCCTTCCGTGGCGCGGCGCCGATCTTTGATCCACTCTGTCCGCGTGAGCAGACCGACGTGAATTGCGACGGCGTGTCCACGGTGCAGGACGTGGTCAAAATGGTGAACGTCGCCTTCCGAGGAGCGAGCAAGGCAACCGAGTACTGCGATCCCTGCGCGCCGTGA
- a CDS encoding MarR family transcriptional regulator, producing MIPKRRNPASTVISDGPHLDEVLDFMRTLWAVDHGLRSLSKDMRNCLGVTGPQRLVLRMLERFPASKPGDLSVLLHLDPSTLTGILKRLEHRRLLSRIPDPTDGRSAQLRLTARGGAFSPPRRGTVEDSVRRTLAKLPPWKIEAAKQVLQSLADDLQNTVAQRKGKRV from the coding sequence ATGATCCCAAAACGACGCAATCCCGCATCCACCGTGATTTCTGATGGTCCGCATCTCGACGAAGTGCTGGACTTCATGCGCACGCTATGGGCCGTGGATCACGGGCTCCGTTCGCTCTCCAAGGACATGAGGAACTGCCTGGGAGTGACGGGACCGCAGCGACTGGTGCTTCGCATGCTCGAACGCTTCCCCGCTTCGAAGCCGGGCGATCTGTCGGTCCTGCTGCATCTTGACCCAAGCACGTTGACGGGCATCCTGAAGCGCTTGGAGCACCGCCGCCTTCTGTCGCGGATTCCAGATCCGACCGACGGCCGCAGCGCACAGTTGAGGCTGACTGCCCGGGGGGGCGCGTTCTCCCCACCCCGTCGTGGAACCGTAGAGGATAGCGTGCGTCGCACGTTGGCAAAGCTCCCGCCGTGGAAGATTGAGGCGGCAAAGCAGGTACTGCAATCCCTGGCAGATGATCTCCAGAACACCGTCGCTCAGAGGAAGGGGAAACGAGTTTGA
- a CDS encoding mechanosensitive ion channel family protein, whose protein sequence is MGLAAAIVVASWPAGILLRRLLRNRIGRWASRTESKADDLLIDSLRRPIVGWSILLGIFAAIKVAGVPAEWAHLSDKAILIIFVVSATFWLANFASGLLALASTGRDGDALPVAGVVQNVIRFAILVTGTIVLLGTMGISITPIVTTLGVGGLAVALGLQETLANVFAGIHITMAKNIRVGDFVRLESGEEGTIEDIGWRTTRVRMLPNNVVLVPNSRLGQSVVTNYELPSKDLAVLVPVGVHYGSDLGHVEDVTCDVAREVMQQVPGGVPEFEPFIRYNAFGESSVDFTVILRGRDFVSRYLIMHEFIKRLHHRYNREGIVIPFPIRALNFDQEKSGSVQMGFEPAHEVRMGRTNDETKSAEER, encoded by the coding sequence ATGGGCCTTGCTGCGGCGATCGTGGTCGCCTCGTGGCCAGCCGGCATTCTCCTCCGCAGACTCCTGAGGAACAGGATCGGCAGATGGGCGTCACGGACAGAATCGAAGGCCGATGATCTTCTTATCGATTCTCTTCGCCGCCCGATCGTCGGATGGTCGATCCTGCTCGGCATATTCGCCGCTATCAAAGTCGCGGGCGTGCCGGCGGAGTGGGCTCATCTGAGTGACAAGGCCATTCTCATCATCTTCGTGGTGTCGGCGACATTCTGGCTCGCCAACTTCGCCTCCGGTTTGCTCGCGCTTGCGTCCACAGGAAGGGACGGCGATGCACTGCCGGTTGCCGGCGTGGTGCAGAATGTCATCCGGTTCGCGATTCTGGTCACAGGTACAATCGTACTTCTGGGTACTATGGGGATCTCCATCACTCCGATTGTGACCACCTTGGGTGTTGGCGGGCTTGCTGTGGCCCTCGGGCTTCAGGAAACGCTGGCCAATGTCTTCGCAGGCATTCACATCACGATGGCCAAGAACATCCGGGTGGGGGATTTTGTCCGACTGGAATCGGGAGAAGAGGGGACAATCGAAGATATCGGCTGGCGGACCACTCGGGTGCGGATGCTGCCCAACAACGTCGTTCTTGTTCCCAACAGCCGACTGGGGCAAAGCGTGGTCACCAACTATGAATTGCCCTCCAAGGATCTGGCCGTGCTGGTGCCCGTTGGAGTGCACTACGGCAGTGACCTTGGCCACGTGGAGGACGTGACTTGCGACGTGGCGCGTGAAGTCATGCAGCAGGTCCCGGGGGGAGTGCCCGAATTCGAGCCGTTCATACGGTACAACGCGTTCGGCGAATCCAGCGTGGACTTCACCGTCATTCTGCGGGGACGGGATTTCGTGTCCCGATACTTGATCATGCACGAGTTCATCAAGCGTCTCCATCATCGGTATAACCGGGAGGGAATTGTCATTCCCTTCCCGATCCGTGCTCTCAACTTTGACCAGGAAAAGAGCGGATCGGTTCAAATGGGCTTCGAACCGGCCCATGAGGTCCGCATGGGGCGCACGAACGACGAGACTAAGAGCGCGGAGGAACGGTGA
- a CDS encoding trehalose-6-phosphate synthase — translation MRESRLARFVSEVAGDCRIVVVSNREPVIHDYSDSGIRTLRPASGMVTALEPIIRAVRGKWVAHGSGTADRQVVDAHDRVGIPRSNPQYTLRRVWLSQEEEVGYYYGIANSAIWPMCHITFTRPQFARLDWDTYGAVNQKFCDAVLEEVGDEKAIVLIQDFHLALLPRLLRMQRPDLTIMLFWHIPWPNREAFRVFPWGEELLDGLLGSDLLGFHIQYHCNNFLDTVDRGIEAKVDYENFSVVRGGRSTVVRPFPISVDLDQIHEDAQSAATLRRLSELQSNHDLETGRVAYFVGMDRIDYTKGILERLQAFELLLRRSPKLRGTTSFLQFAAPSRTQVGAYQKLNEQVVALVEEINNRHQRDDWLPVHLLRAHHDYDTVLAAYHMADVLAVTSLHDGMNLVAKEFVSSRWDNRGVLMLSRFTGAARELDSALLINPYDIDELADSMQQALQMNREEAVTRMEKMREAVRDHDIYAWGERIFYELKRIQRGWSP, via the coding sequence GTGAGGGAATCCCGGCTGGCTCGTTTTGTCTCGGAGGTCGCCGGTGATTGCCGGATCGTCGTCGTTTCCAACCGTGAGCCCGTCATTCATGATTACTCGGACAGCGGGATACGGACTCTTCGCCCCGCCAGCGGCATGGTGACCGCTCTCGAGCCGATCATCCGCGCGGTGCGGGGGAAATGGGTGGCTCATGGGTCCGGCACTGCCGACCGGCAGGTTGTGGATGCCCATGACCGCGTCGGCATTCCGAGGTCCAATCCGCAGTACACGCTGAGACGCGTCTGGCTGTCTCAGGAGGAGGAAGTCGGATACTACTATGGAATCGCCAACAGTGCCATTTGGCCGATGTGCCACATCACGTTCACCCGTCCGCAGTTCGCCCGACTCGACTGGGACACCTACGGCGCCGTGAATCAGAAGTTCTGCGACGCGGTGCTCGAGGAAGTCGGCGACGAGAAGGCCATCGTTCTCATCCAGGATTTCCACCTGGCGCTCCTGCCTCGCCTGCTGCGGATGCAGCGACCGGATCTGACGATCATGCTGTTCTGGCACATTCCCTGGCCCAATCGGGAGGCCTTTCGGGTGTTCCCCTGGGGCGAGGAGCTGCTGGACGGGCTGCTCGGCAGTGATCTTCTGGGCTTCCACATCCAGTATCACTGCAACAATTTCCTCGACACCGTCGATCGCGGCATCGAGGCGAAAGTGGACTATGAGAACTTCAGTGTGGTCCGCGGCGGCCGATCGACGGTTGTGAGGCCCTTTCCGATCAGCGTCGACCTGGATCAGATTCACGAGGATGCGCAGTCGGCGGCGACGCTGCGCCGTCTCAGTGAGTTGCAGTCGAATCACGATCTGGAGACAGGGCGCGTCGCTTACTTCGTCGGCATGGACCGCATCGACTACACCAAGGGGATCCTCGAACGCTTGCAGGCGTTCGAGCTCCTGCTGCGGCGCTCTCCCAAGCTGCGCGGAACAACGAGCTTCCTGCAGTTTGCCGCGCCCAGTCGCACGCAAGTCGGCGCCTATCAGAAGCTCAACGAACAGGTCGTCGCGCTGGTTGAGGAAATCAACAATCGACATCAGCGCGATGATTGGCTGCCCGTCCACCTCCTGCGCGCGCACCACGACTACGACACCGTCCTCGCCGCCTACCACATGGCGGATGTGCTGGCGGTCACTTCGCTCCACGACGGGATGAACCTGGTGGCCAAGGAGTTCGTGTCGTCCCGCTGGGACAACCGGGGCGTGTTGATGCTGTCTCGCTTCACCGGCGCGGCGCGGGAACTCGACAGCGCCCTGTTGATCAACCCCTACGACATCGATGAACTCGCAGACTCCATGCAGCAGGCGCTGCAAATGAACAGAGAAGAGGCCGTGACGAGAATGGAAAAAATGCGGGAAGCCGTCAGAGATCATGACATCTACGCGTGGGGCGAGCGCATCTTCTATGAACTGAAACGGATTCAGAGAGGATGGTCGCCGTGA
- the otsB gene encoding trehalose-phosphatase, whose translation MTRSPVAIWVFDFDGTLSEIVADREAAVLHPDCRELLVELTADDTNTVAIISSRSLEDLRRRVPLPRIILGGSSGLEWRMPDGTVLSPPAAMGERLEQSRNRLARALKPLQRVPGLEIEDKKWSLAIHFRHVDPSAHEEIFAILERVATTPGIKMHRGPRVVEVQALLGMDKSTGLQRLIRATRGTSAGARIVYAGDDENDATAIRWTLSQGGMGFIVGDSIQVSGATRVPDPPSLAAAIRSVLLEKASVR comes from the coding sequence GTGACACGCTCTCCGGTTGCGATCTGGGTCTTCGACTTCGACGGCACGTTATCGGAGATCGTGGCGGACCGCGAGGCCGCGGTCCTTCATCCCGACTGCCGTGAGCTGCTCGTGGAACTGACTGCCGATGACACCAACACGGTCGCGATCATATCGAGCCGCTCACTGGAGGACTTGAGGCGGCGTGTGCCGTTGCCGAGAATTATCTTGGGAGGGTCCAGCGGGCTCGAATGGCGGATGCCCGACGGGACAGTTCTGTCGCCGCCGGCGGCGATGGGAGAGAGACTGGAGCAGTCCCGTAATCGCCTGGCTCGCGCCTTGAAGCCATTGCAGCGCGTCCCCGGATTGGAGATCGAAGACAAGAAGTGGTCGCTGGCGATTCACTTCCGGCACGTGGACCCGTCCGCACACGAGGAGATCTTCGCCATACTGGAGAGGGTTGCTACGACACCAGGAATCAAGATGCACCGCGGTCCGCGGGTCGTCGAAGTACAGGCCCTGCTCGGAATGGACAAGAGCACGGGGCTGCAACGGCTGATCCGAGCCACGCGCGGGACCTCGGCCGGCGCCAGGATTGTCTACGCCGGTGATGATGAGAATGACGCCACCGCCATTCGGTGGACCCTGTCGCAGGGGGGGATGGGCTTCATCGTCGGGGATTCGATCCAAGTCAGCGGCGCCACGCGCGTGCCCGATCCGCCCTCGTTGGCCGCGGCGATTCGATCGGTGCTGCTGGAGAAGGCGAGTGTGAGATGA
- a CDS encoding DUF5752 family protein, which translates to MRERANSATAPPFAVMDCTLLLRMSGLPPAYNMRDLSDRIASCSDDTLYHHFCETLLRPTFDDPDYRNDFAVWAKQGLGDPVLAEQLGIIDPYSFASLTELRAHVHEIIEERLAEVSPWAPTARPGYEFRFTEATIVVFDTGERVRRPHDLPRSIARMSDGSIYFHFLEARRRPPRQMDDFSAWLREYPGDWARHLQAIQGIDVHFHSLPTMRRALADSLLGLPDT; encoded by the coding sequence ATGAGGGAGCGTGCCAACAGCGCAACTGCACCGCCCTTTGCCGTCATGGACTGCACTCTGCTTCTGCGCATGAGCGGTCTTCCGCCGGCCTACAACATGAGGGATCTGAGTGATCGAATCGCATCCTGCAGCGACGACACCCTGTACCACCACTTCTGCGAGACGCTGCTGCGACCGACGTTTGATGATCCGGACTATCGGAACGATTTCGCCGTCTGGGCCAAACAGGGATTGGGCGATCCGGTGTTGGCCGAACAACTGGGAATCATCGATCCCTACAGTTTTGCTTCGCTGACGGAGCTGCGGGCCCACGTCCACGAGATCATCGAGGAGCGGCTGGCCGAGGTCTCACCCTGGGCACCGACCGCCCGTCCGGGATATGAATTCCGCTTCACTGAAGCCACCATTGTTGTGTTCGATACGGGCGAACGCGTGCGGCGGCCACACGACCTGCCCCGGAGCATCGCCCGCATGAGCGACGGGAGCATCTACTTTCACTTCCTGGAAGCCCGTCGCCGACCGCCGCGCCAGATGGACGATTTTTCCGCGTGGCTGCGGGAATACCCGGGGGACTGGGCGCGCCATTTGCAGGCGATTCAAGGCATCGACGTTCACTTCCACAGTCTGCCCACGATGCGGCGGGCGCTGGCCGATTCACTGCTGGGATTGCCGGACACATGA
- a CDS encoding glycosyltransferase — MDRTLQDYTEIAGGATIRQLSQLGERLSGARVVHVNSTQTGGGVAEILGWMVPFMRELGLDARWEVVTGPQRYFEITKMIHNSFQGQPGVISKKDWKLYLEVNEENAARLRDVLRDADFVIIHDPQPAALLHFTRDRIGKWIWRAHIDLSNPNHENWKFFRSVVAGYDASICSIVDFARSLPHRQVIVAPSIDPLSEKNHELAQSEVAAMRTAHGLDPDRPLLVQISRFDRFKDPLGVIRAYQLVKHTYPVQLVLAGGGADDDPEGDVVLEEVMEEAKNDADIHVLKLPSGADRQVNAIQRAADIILQKSTREGFGLTVTEALWKGKPVIGGDTGGIRLQVINYHTGFLVSTPEGAAHRIRYLLHHRDMMSQMGRTGREFVGSNFLLTRHLREYLTLLLALKRGDGQRILYV; from the coding sequence ATGGACAGAACGCTTCAAGACTACACGGAGATCGCCGGCGGCGCCACGATTCGCCAGCTATCGCAGTTGGGAGAGCGTCTCTCCGGGGCGCGCGTCGTCCATGTCAACTCCACACAGACCGGAGGCGGGGTGGCCGAGATTCTCGGCTGGATGGTCCCGTTCATGCGCGAACTCGGCCTCGATGCGCGCTGGGAGGTCGTGACCGGGCCCCAGCGTTACTTTGAGATTACCAAGATGATCCATAACAGCTTTCAGGGCCAACCCGGAGTGATCAGCAAGAAAGACTGGAAACTGTACCTGGAAGTGAACGAGGAAAACGCCGCCCGGCTGCGGGACGTGCTCCGCGATGCGGACTTCGTGATCATCCATGATCCCCAGCCCGCCGCTCTGCTCCACTTCACGCGCGACCGCATCGGGAAGTGGATCTGGCGGGCGCACATCGATCTCAGCAACCCCAACCATGAGAACTGGAAGTTCTTCCGTTCCGTCGTCGCCGGGTACGATGCCAGCATCTGCTCCATCGTGGACTTCGCCCGGTCTCTGCCGCATCGGCAAGTGATCGTGGCTCCCAGCATCGATCCGCTGAGCGAGAAGAACCACGAGCTGGCCCAGTCCGAAGTCGCTGCCATGAGAACGGCACACGGGCTCGACCCCGACCGCCCGCTGCTTGTGCAGATTTCCCGGTTCGACCGATTCAAGGATCCACTCGGTGTCATCAGGGCCTATCAACTCGTGAAGCATACGTACCCGGTGCAGTTGGTCCTTGCCGGTGGCGGCGCGGACGATGACCCGGAGGGCGATGTCGTCCTGGAAGAAGTGATGGAAGAGGCCAAGAACGATGCCGACATCCATGTGTTGAAACTCCCCAGCGGTGCCGATCGTCAGGTCAATGCAATACAGCGCGCCGCCGACATCATCCTCCAGAAGTCCACGCGCGAAGGGTTCGGCCTCACGGTCACCGAGGCCCTTTGGAAGGGCAAACCAGTGATCGGCGGCGACACCGGCGGCATCCGCCTGCAGGTCATCAACTACCACACCGGCTTCCTCGTGTCCACGCCGGAAGGCGCGGCCCATCGGATCCGCTACCTATTGCATCATCGGGACATGATGTCCCAGATGGGGCGTACCGGACGCGAGTTCGTGGGCAGCAACTTCCTTCTGACGCGTCACCTGCGCGAGTATCTCACGCTGCTGTTGGCCCTCAAGCGAGGTGATGGGCAGCGCATTCTCTACGTCTGA
- a CDS encoding chloride channel protein, giving the protein MRGTNALLLIASLVGITTGLGAIGFTALIRYFNRLFFGMTDRFLSQSLGAGGFHYWTAVIPAIGGLIVGPIVFLYAREARGHGVPEVMNAVARLGGVIRPRVALAKAVASAACIGSGGSAGREGPIVQIGSALGSTVGQFLGFSGERIKILVGCGAAAGISAVFNAPIAGVLFSLEVILGDFAIGTFSPVLVSSVLASVLTRSILGNHPAFAVPGYELASAWEVLFYAVMSVGLGLVAVLFTKTLDVMEDGFERLRIPNVLKPVLGGLLLGLLALMYPQLLADGYESVRLALHNYLALGILVPLVFLKIVATSLTLGSGSSGGIFAPSLFMGAMAGGAFGYLAHAVFPEVTANPGAYALVGMAGVIAAATHAPITALVIVFEMTGDYHIVLPLMITVAISTVVARSVSSESIYTMKLVKRGIDIRGGRDLNILQRFHVADVLDDHYTRFPSQAPLDNVLAVVEESHETHFVVEGSGGELRGLVSLHDMRGVLAKHDVGAALVAEDVARHKIPELVPADDLQKALEAFNLTGHALLPVVRDGTSKIVVGVVRREALLNFYNLRLLEQLRR; this is encoded by the coding sequence GTGCGCGGGACCAACGCGCTCCTGCTGATCGCCTCGTTGGTCGGCATCACCACCGGGCTTGGTGCCATCGGCTTCACGGCGCTCATCCGGTATTTCAACCGGTTGTTCTTCGGCATGACAGACCGCTTTCTCTCTCAGTCGCTCGGCGCCGGCGGATTCCATTACTGGACGGCAGTCATTCCCGCGATCGGCGGGCTGATCGTCGGTCCGATCGTCTTCCTCTATGCCAGGGAGGCCCGAGGGCACGGCGTGCCGGAGGTGATGAACGCGGTGGCACGTCTGGGGGGTGTCATCCGGCCGCGCGTAGCACTTGCCAAAGCGGTCGCCTCCGCCGCCTGCATTGGCTCCGGCGGGTCGGCGGGGCGAGAGGGACCCATTGTGCAGATTGGATCGGCGCTCGGGTCGACGGTCGGCCAATTCCTGGGGTTCTCTGGCGAGCGGATCAAGATCCTCGTAGGGTGCGGCGCCGCCGCAGGGATTTCAGCGGTGTTCAACGCCCCCATTGCAGGCGTTCTCTTCTCCCTGGAGGTCATCCTGGGGGACTTTGCGATCGGGACGTTCTCGCCGGTACTCGTGTCGTCGGTCCTGGCCTCCGTTCTCACGCGCAGCATCCTGGGCAATCATCCTGCTTTTGCGGTCCCCGGCTACGAGTTGGCGTCGGCGTGGGAGGTGCTGTTCTACGCGGTCATGTCCGTCGGGCTCGGCCTGGTCGCCGTCTTGTTCACGAAGACTCTGGACGTGATGGAGGATGGCTTCGAGCGGCTCCGGATTCCGAACGTTCTCAAGCCCGTGCTCGGCGGCCTGCTGTTGGGTCTTCTGGCTCTGATGTACCCGCAATTGCTGGCGGACGGATATGAATCGGTGCGGCTGGCCCTACACAACTACCTGGCGTTGGGGATTCTGGTGCCGCTCGTCTTTCTCAAGATCGTGGCCACATCCCTGACCTTGGGATCGGGCAGTTCGGGCGGTATCTTCGCACCCTCGTTATTCATGGGCGCCATGGCTGGCGGGGCGTTCGGATATCTGGCGCATGCGGTCTTTCCGGAGGTGACCGCCAACCCAGGCGCCTATGCGCTCGTCGGGATGGCCGGCGTCATTGCCGCCGCGACCCACGCCCCGATCACTGCCTTGGTGATCGTCTTTGAGATGACGGGCGATTACCACATTGTCCTGCCGCTGATGATCACGGTGGCCATCTCGACGGTGGTGGCCAGGAGCGTCTCCAGCGAATCGATCTATACGATGAAGTTGGTGAAACGCGGCATCGACATTCGCGGTGGCCGCGACCTGAACATCCTGCAGAGGTTCCACGTCGCTGATGTCCTGGACGACCACTATACACGATTTCCCTCCCAGGCGCCGCTCGACAATGTGCTCGCCGTGGTCGAGGAGTCACACGAAACGCACTTTGTTGTGGAAGGTAGTGGCGGGGAATTGCGGGGGCTCGTGTCCCTCCACGACATGCGGGGCGTGCTGGCGAAACACGATGTCGGTGCGGCCCTCGTCGCCGAGGACGTCGCCCGGCACAAGATTCCGGAGCTGGTCCCTGCCGATGATCTTCAGAAGGCCCTGGAGGCCTTCAACCTCACCGGCCACGCATTGCTTCCCGTCGTGCGCGATGGAACCTCGAAGATCGTGGTCGGTGTGGTGCGTCGGGAGGCGCTTCTCAACTTCTACAACTTGAGGCTGCTGGAACAGTTGCGGCGGTAG
- a CDS encoding cation:proton antiporter, whose protein sequence is MGTEALGKDVYYVLLLFSLFVIPRLLQHLRIPTAITSLAIGAVAGMGFGLFRADQTVELLATLGIVSLFLFAGMDVEFAALRRERRVILQHVLIRVAAFALVSPALMWALDVDLRVGMLIALAVLTPSTGFILDSIRGFGLSPSEQFWIRSKSVATELVALVVLFVALQSASLSRLAISTGILVAMIVLLPPAFRLFARIVVPYAPKSEFAFLIIMAIVCAMITRALGVYYLVGAFAVGIAAQHLREQLPAMSSEKMLHAVEAFGSIFVPFYFFHAGLLLRADELGMAQVVAGLVLLAVFLPLRLGLVAIHRRVVVREKLRETMRVAIPMLPTLVFTLVIAEVLRMEGGYPTFLVGGLIVYTLANTLMPGLVMRAQPPEFEELHPPPLEISTTV, encoded by the coding sequence ATGGGCACCGAAGCGCTGGGCAAAGACGTTTACTACGTCCTTCTGCTCTTTTCGCTCTTCGTCATTCCCCGCCTGCTTCAGCACCTGCGGATTCCCACGGCGATCACGAGCCTCGCCATCGGTGCGGTGGCCGGAATGGGCTTCGGTTTGTTCCGAGCCGATCAGACGGTCGAGCTGTTGGCAACACTGGGCATCGTTTCCCTCTTCCTGTTCGCCGGGATGGACGTCGAGTTCGCGGCTCTGCGGCGCGAACGCCGCGTGATTCTGCAGCATGTGCTTATTCGCGTGGCGGCGTTCGCCCTGGTGTCGCCCGCACTCATGTGGGCGCTGGATGTCGACCTTCGCGTCGGGATGCTGATTGCGTTGGCGGTCCTGACTCCGTCCACAGGATTCATCCTCGATTCGATTCGGGGGTTTGGCCTGTCGCCGTCAGAGCAATTCTGGATTCGCTCCAAGTCGGTGGCCACGGAGCTGGTGGCGCTCGTCGTCCTGTTTGTGGCGTTGCAGTCGGCGTCTCTTTCCCGATTGGCAATCTCCACGGGCATTCTGGTGGCGATGATTGTCCTGTTGCCGCCGGCCTTTCGTTTGTTCGCACGAATCGTGGTGCCATATGCGCCGAAATCGGAGTTCGCGTTTCTCATCATCATGGCCATTGTCTGCGCGATGATCACTCGTGCCTTGGGCGTCTACTATCTGGTGGGTGCATTTGCGGTCGGCATCGCCGCTCAACATCTGCGCGAGCAACTCCCCGCGATGAGTTCTGAGAAGATGTTGCACGCCGTGGAGGCGTTCGGCTCCATCTTCGTCCCCTTCTACTTCTTTCATGCGGGTTTGCTTCTGCGCGCGGACGAGCTGGGGATGGCGCAGGTTGTCGCAGGTCTTGTCCTGCTCGCCGTGTTTCTCCCACTCCGCCTTGGTCTCGTCGCCATTCACCGGCGCGTCGTCGTCCGCGAGAAACTGCGCGAAACGATGCGTGTGGCCATCCCCATGCTGCCCACCCTTGTGTTCACTCTGGTGATCGCTGAGGTCTTGCGCATGGAGGGCGGGTATCCGACCTTTCTCGTGGGTGGTCTGATCGTGTATACCCTCGCGAACACTCTGATGCCGGGTCTGGTCATGAGGGCGCAACCACCGGAGTTCGAGGAACTGCATCCGCCGCCGTTGGAGATCTCCACCACGGTCTAG
- a CDS encoding HPF/RaiA family ribosome-associated protein — translation MELLVFGKDVKLTPSVRFLIRTATDHLEAHFRHMLSAQWDLAFERFEIRVSCRLHARSGFYRASSRSKKLRTAVDDVVQKIQTQRRRKKVIVLRARRQSARKR, via the coding sequence ATGGAACTGCTGGTATTCGGCAAAGACGTGAAGTTGACACCGTCCGTGCGGTTTCTGATCCGGACGGCAACCGATCATCTGGAAGCCCACTTTCGCCATATGTTGAGCGCTCAATGGGACCTTGCGTTCGAGCGGTTCGAAATCCGAGTCTCATGTCGCTTGCATGCGCGGAGTGGCTTCTATCGGGCTTCGTCCCGATCCAAGAAGCTGCGGACGGCGGTCGACGACGTGGTTCAGAAGATCCAGACGCAGCGACGCCGGAAGAAGGTCATTGTCCTGCGTGCGCGCCGACAGTCGGCGCGGAAGCGGTAG